A segment of the Manis javanica isolate MJ-LG chromosome 10, MJ_LKY, whole genome shotgun sequence genome:
ACTGTGACCAGCAAAAAGATTTCCAAGGCCTAAGTATTGAAAGTTTCATTAACTCTGGGTGTCTCAAATGGCTACCCTtgaaaactaaaaactttctAACTCTATAATGTCATTAATTAAAACCACGTTAAAAGCTAAACAAAGTATGTATCAACACATCTGTTCTCCTTTGCTGTTTGGATATCCTCCTGGTTTGCCTTTTCCCTTAATGACCCTTTGGTGCCAAGATGTGTATTAACTCCAATCCTTTTAAGCATTGCAGATTTTATGTAAATAGATGTACCCCCCTTTTGAAATTCTTTCTTGCCTATCTCCCCAAGGACAGGAAAACCTTTGTATGACTTGGACCCCTTGAAACATTTCTCCCATTCATAGGAGTTAATGCTTCAGGATTATAAGTTCTCAGCCAGGCTCAAATAAAATTCCATCTTTATTTCAAGGTGACTTAAGTGAATTTTGCATCGACAAATGCAATACTGGTCTTGGGAAACTATGAAAGCCTCCTGTGTCACCGGTAATTTGGAAGTCAAAATAGAGTCAGCGGTAGGGCGCCACCCTCGAGCCCGCCCCTCCGAGTCACCTCGCCTCGCCCCGCTCGGTCTTGCCCTTCAGTTAATCCCACCCCAagtcttctcctttccctttaaTCACGCCATTCAACCGGGGCAACTCCCTGGTTTCCTATAAGCGCTGATGTTTTCCTATACGTTGTTCACAATGGGAGAGCCTTTAATTCGGGATATTATCTAAACGGTAACACAGGCACAGCCATGGCCACGCCCCCTCTACACGTTGCCGGAGAGAACCGGAAGAGATTGCGCAGCCCCTTGTTCTTAGACCCGGAAGTAGACGTACCTCACGGAAGCCGGCTTTGGCCCTGCGGCTGCTGCCGTCGCCGCGGAGGAATTGTTGGAGCTGGCAGCCCAGGAATGGTGAGACCTCGCGGTTCGCCTCTGAAGGTTCTGAGCAGAGTTGGGGGTGAAATGGAGTTTCTCAGAGTGGTGCCCGGAACGACCCCCCACAAGATTTGGGGCCCCGCCCCGGTAGCGCCCCGAAAATCTGCGCATGCGTGGGCCGGACCGGACTAGGAGATGGTCCGAGATGTTACGCATGCGCAAAGGTGGCACGCCCAAGAGCCGGTGAGAATTGGAAGTTGACTCCCTGTCGCCCGCCACCAGCACGTGGGGATAAACCAAGGTTGCGGGAGCATCGGGGGTTCACCTGGTGCTTTGCTTTTGAGTTTCAGGGCTGACTTCGTCACCACTCCTATTACGAGCCCCTGAAACATGCCTGGACTAATCCCTCACCTTGGGTGTGCACTCGGGGGAGGACGAGGGGCGCGGAGCGAAGGGGTCGCAGGCCCTACCTCAGTCAGCCCGCGGAATCGGGCCCTTCATCCTCTTTCCAGCCCTATCCAGTCCCGCGGCGCGGAAAGCGCAGAGAGCCGCCCTATTCTGAGGGGGCAGAACCCTGAAGCGGAGCACTCCCGAGTCCCTGTTACCTGTGTTCTCCCGGGGTTAGGAGCGGGTCCCCCAGGGCGGCTGATAATTCGCTCAGTTTCTGAGCCGCATTTTTTAGCTTCCACAATGTATTCCCCCATTAAATCTTCAACTAAAGctgcaaatggaaaaaaaaaggactggTTGGAGTTCTAGCTCCCCTTCCTTTTCCCTGCATTGGCCTGAGAGGGGAAGGGTGTTGCTACTGATCGAGGGCAGCTGATGAAAAGGAAAAGTGAGCCAAGAATCACTTGTTACTGGTTAGTTTATAGTCAAGGCCTTTAACCTAAAGGTTATGAGTAGTTATGGTGTCCCTTGAACTCCCTAAAATGGTATGTGTTTGTACATTTTTCTGGAGTCCATAGCTTTTATTATATTCTCAAAGATGTCAGTGACCTTCAAAAGGCTACTGATTTTATCAGGGCCATATTGGCAGAATAGAgctttgtgtctttccttcttGTGTCTTGCCTAGCTTATGGGATCCTGGGGAACCTGTTCAGTGTAAGGAGATTGGCCAGTTGGAAACCTGACGCAGGGAGCCTCATTTTTCCTTTGCAGAATCTTCTCTCGGCCTCTAAACTCACATGGTCAGATTCCTTGGATGAGCCTGTGGGAACCTTCCTCCTAGCCCTGTGGTTTGGAACCAGTGGCTTTGGGACTGTAAGAGAATGGACAAAGGTAGTATGAGGCCGGGCCAGCTCCCCAAATGCTCGGGCGCCAAGCATCAGCTGATTCCACCCTGTGCCTGGCACGTGTGTCTTTCCATCCTGGCTGGGCATTGCCACCTCCCCCTGGGCCAGCACTACCCACGTACCTCTCGGCAGAGGCCACAATTGACTGACTTGCTGTTGAGCTGCCGCTCTTTGGCATGGCTGCATTTTGATGGCAGAGGGAGCAGTTATGCCTAGAGCCCGGTGTGTCGGCATCACCAGTCTGACCTGAGCACCATGTGCTGCACGACATGACACGTGGCACCGGGAGAACTGCCCAGCGTGGAAGGTCTGGGCCAGGTCTGAGCCCAGAAGGGATCTGGATGACCAAGGAACTCCCACCTTAAAACCTCAAGAGTCAAGGAAGCAGGGGAGGGACCAGGAGGGCTGTCAGGGGAAGGAGGAGCTGAAGAGGGGTCCCTTGTGCAGAGGTTCAAGGTTCTGCTGGGCACTTCGGAGGCCTGAGTTTACCACTTCTCTTTTTCTAGATTCTCAGGGGCTGCTAGATTCATCCCTGATGGCATCAGGCACTGCCAGCCGCTCAGAGGATGAGGAGTCACTGGCAGGGCAGAAGCGGACCTCCTCCCAGGCCTTGGGCACTATCCCTAAACGGAGAAGCTCCTCCAGGTAGTAAGAGTTTGGAGGGCCAGGGACTGGGTGAGGGCATTCAGTGCTGCATGCCTGTGCCCCACTAGCGCCTGAGCACTGGCAAAGCCTGTGCTTTTCCTGTCCCTCCCTGTGGGATGAGGGCAAAGGAGGGAGATCCTAAGTCTTTGATCGGAAATCCTTATGGTGCAATGCCCTGTTATCTCAGCGGGGTGGAGCATAGCCAGTGCATGCCCCATGCACTGAGCCAGAGCATTTAGCACCCTGCTGAGACCCTGCTCAGTTTGGGGGGctgggtgtgtgtgagtgggtaCTGGAGAGGAGGCAAGGAGTGCTCACTGGGCAGGACTCTCCACAGGTTCATCAAGAGGAAGAAGTTTGATGATGAGCTGGTGGAGAGCAGCCTGGCTAAGTCCACTACCCGGGCGAAGGGGGCCAGTGGGGTGGAACCAGGGCGCTGCTCAGGGAGTGAACCCTCTTCCAGTGAGAAGAAGAAGGTGAGGGATTGGgagatggggaggtgggggacagCGCCAGATTTTGTGTTTCCCCACAACCTTTGCCAGCTGGCAAGAGCCCTGAAGAGGAGGCTTGTGAGAGGATCAAGCTGTCCCAGCCCCAACCTCAGATGCCTCCCTCCTGGGAGCCCATCTCTCCCTATTCCCTCTTTCTTGCTGAGCTCCCCCCACCCTGTCATTGCATCCTGTATCACATTCTGTGTGGGAGGCATGGAGCGTGCATCTATTCTGGGAGCAGACAGCCTGTTCTCAGCATTTCTGAGTGTAAAAATAACCCCCAGGTGGCATTGCTCTGGCCCCAGACACTGTACCAGCAAGAGTGTTTTCCTggtaccctccccacccactctccactCTGGGGTAGGGGGTGCCACCAGCAGGAGAAGACCCCATATGCTCAGGGATTATGGAGGAATGccttggtgggggtgggagtggggagggtgagtaTTGGAAAGCTGGACTGTGTTGGGCTGATGCTACCACATGGTACCTGAAGCTCTAGGCCCAAAGCCCCAGCTGCCCAGCTTTGAACTCACTCTGTTCCCGGCCTCTGCCCAGGTGTCCAAAGCACCGAGCACTCCTGTgccgcccagcccagcccctgcccctggacTCACCAAACGTGTGAAGAAGAGCAAACAGCCACTTCAGGTGACCAAGGATCTAGGTCGCTGGAAGCCTGCGGATGACCTCTTGCTCATCAACGCTGTGCTGCAGGTAGTGCATTTCCCACCTCAGGTTTCATGTCTCCCTTCTCCCACAAGCCTCTAGTTCCCAGCCTCgccctccccccactccccctGCAGCACCAGTGGGTGGTAAGGGAAGGGTTCTTCCCAGCTCTGAGGCTGGAGCAAACTGCTCTGGGGTCTTGCAGACCAACGACCTGACATCTGTCCACCTGGGTGTGAAGTTCAGCTGCCGCTTCACCCTTCGGGAGGTCCAGGAGCGCTGGTATGCCCTGCTCTACGATCCTGTCATCTCCAAGTGAGTGGGGCTGGCTCCAGCAGTGGGGAGGTATTGGGGACACCAGAATTTGGCTCCTGGAACAGAGAGAATTGTGGGAGGGGCCTAAGAGGCAGGGCTTCTGTGGCCTTGCAACCTCTGGGGTGAAACTGAGACCTTGCCAGGCTTCAGAGGGAAGCTACCTCCTGCTGCCAACTCTGCTAGTCCTGGCTTAACACAAGAAACAAGGAGATCTGGAAGCTGAGAAGATAGCTTGGGAGAAAACCCACGAACAATTGCCAGGAGCCCTGGTTCTACCACTCTGTACATTGTAGTTTGGGACAGGtcacctcccacccctcccacacTGACCTCCCATAGTTTCTTCCTCCATAAGGAGTTGGAACAAAATCCAAGGCCCCTTCCAACTGCAGTAATCTGAGTACCAGATAAACCCATGTACTTACTCAATATACACTCTTCCTCCTCGGGCACTTCATTTAACATCGTCCAAGGTGGCTGGAGGCCTCACACCCATCTTCCActccacagcacctggcacagcaTGAGCCTTAGCCACAGCAGTGCTATGCCAAGACATGGGCAGGGCTTAGCTTGGGAAAGAGGAGATGGGGGACGGTGGCCAGTGGGTGGCAGCTTTGGCTGAGTAAGGAGGAAGGTGGCAGCAGCTGGTCTCAGGATCTCCCACAGGACTGGCCTCTAGGGGACTGCGCCTTTGAGTCTTTCCACTGGGCTGAACACAGTAACCTGCTTCCTGAGTTGCCTGTTCCCACTTTCAGCAAACCCCTAAGACCACAGGTGCTATGCCAATGCCTTGGGCTTTTCTGGGTGAGGGCCTGGCCTTAGTTGTGGATCTCAGAAGTTCTGCAGGGTTTGGGGAAGTAGGAACCCGGATTGCTTGacaccctccctccatccctactCTGACCTCTGTGTAGGCTGGCCTGCCAGGCCATGAGACAGCTGCACCCAGAAGCCATTGCTGCCATCCAGAGCAAGGCACTGTTTAGCAAGGCTGAGGAGCAGCTGCTAAGCAAAGTGGGATCGGTGAGGCTAAGGGTTGGTGGTTGATGGGCAGGGCAGTGTGGGAGGTGGGCCACCTGGGAAACTATGGATGTGGGGAGGCCCCACCATCTGCAGGGTAGACAGGGTCCTCAGGAAGAGCCAAGCTCGGCTCCCTGGGTGGCTGTAGCTCTTGCTTCTTCCAGCTCCTGGTTGGGACTGGAGCAGGGGACAGGGATGGGAAGCAGAGGTGGGAATGTGAAAACCCAGATGCCTAGAGTGTGTTTTCTGCCCTCCAGACCAGCCAGCCCACCTTGGAGACTTTCCAGGACCTGCTGCACAGACACCCCGATGCCTTCTACTTGGCCCGCACTGCCAAGGCTCTGCAGGCCCACTGGCAGCTCATGAAGCAGTATTACCTGCTGGAGGACCAGACAGGTAACTGGCCCAGGAGCTGGCAGAGTGGGTGTGCGTGCAAGTGAGTGTGAAGTGCTTTGGGCACAGCTGTCCCCAATTGCCCTATAACCAACCCCTCAGAGTCCCCAGTGTCTCATTCACCTCTCTCTGCAGCAAAACCCCTTCCTtccagagggagggaaggtggcTGGAATGGTCTTCAGCATCATGGTGAAGGCCAGCCAAGTGCCTGGAAGCTTAAGCTAAAAGTCTAAATGGCAGAGTTGTCCCCTACGTcttggttttttttgtgtgtgtgtgatctatTTTTACTATTACATAACACATTAACATATTCATCAGTAATACTCAAATGTGAGACAAATGTGTAAAGTCCCCTTTACTGTTCACCCCTCCCTGTTTCCCACCCTGTAGATAATGACCACTTTTTTAAAGCCTTTctgccccttccctctctccatgCTCCTCCTCATCCTGCTCCTCCCACCCAGCTGTGGGTGCTGTCTAGCTGCCTTTGGGAGGTTTGGAAGTCTCCACTGGGACTTGACACCTCATCCATGTGTCTTTCTCTCCCAGGGGCCAGAATGTTCTATGcttcctccctttcctcaccAACAAAACTCTGACTGTCCTAATGACAAATATTAGGAAGCAGTCTGATTAAATTGCAGGAAACTTGTCAGTTGCATTTGGGATTCAGAGTCAGACTTCAAGGCATAAGCACACTCTGCACGTACTCCTGACTAGTACTGCCTGTTGCCTTCTGTGTCGTTGTTCACACTCTTCTGAAAACAAAGCTTTGGCTATGCCCTTTACTTTACTCTCTAGGTCCTGCAGCTTCTGgtcattaaaatatattcctaCAAGAGAATTTTAGGGACTTTTGTCAGGGAGCAGCCTCATCTGTCCTTTCTAAGGATCTCTGAATTTAGCTTCCAGTGGGCAGCCCTCTTTAATCTCGCAGCTTCCAAATCTCTGCTTCTTCCTTAGGTTCTATCACTGAATTCCCACAGAGAATGGACACTGGATAAAGTTTGTTTTTGCTGCCATAGCTAACTCCTTTGTCACTACTTTGAAAGTTATTTTGTATAAACATTGATTTATAGGATTAGTTTTTCTCAAGAGTCTTCTTATGTAGGTATTTTATCTCTCATTTGCTGTTTAGTGTTGGGAGTCCCTAGGAATAGGGAGCATACACAGCTTAGCTATGAAGGCAGTAGAACATCAGGTTGGTGGGATTTCAGGCAGCTGCGGTGGGGCGAGGGGTTTGATGGGGTGACCGCCTCAGTCCCCTGTCTCCCAACACAGTCTGTCCTGAGGAGGCGGAGTTGGTGGCAGTGGAGAATTTGTGGCTCCCATGCAGCCCCCTTGCTTCCCTGGCAGGCCGTGACAGCCAACTCCCAGGTCAGCTCCTCACCTGATAGTTCATGGCCACTGGCTAGTGGAGGCTGCTGCTGAGCAGGCACTGCAGGCCTCGGAATAGCTGTCCTGAAGGTAGAAGTTCTCAGAGTCTTGGGGCTCCAGTCCCTTTACGTTTtgaccaggaaaaaaaagagagaaactttgATTAAACAGTATTTATCCTGAATGCATCTAAAGGGCTCTGATAATTAACCTcttattccatttcatttttctggaaaaaatgaaACTAACTTGATGACCCACTAACACATCATGACCCACAGTTTAAGAAACACTGGTTTAAGGCAGGGCGGCAGCTCCCTTCCTGCGCATCCTAAGTAGGACTTGATGTGTGTGCCTGTCAGCCCCTCACCTAAGTGGCAGAAAATTCTTGGGAGCATATGATGTGATAGAAGGCACATTTGGGATTTGGAATCAGGAAAGCAGGGCTTACATCCTGGCCCTGTCCTAGACTCAAGTCACATAGCTGAACCTGCCCTCCTGtatctgtttcctcacctgtaaagtggagCCAACAGTAGTGCCTTCCCTGCCTAGTTCAAGCCTATATAAGTGAGAACCCTTCGCACACTGCAGAGCCCACGCAGAAGGTCAGCTTTAATTCCCTTCCCTTTCTAGAGCCGCCTCTGCCCAGGCTA
Coding sequences within it:
- the MCRS1 gene encoding microspherule protein 1 isoform X2: MDKDSQGLLDSSLMASGTASRSEDEESLAGQKRTSSQALGTIPKRRSSSRFIKRKKFDDELVESSLAKSTTRAKGASGVEPGRCSGSEPSSSEKKKVSKAPSTPVPPSPAPAPGLTKRVKKSKQPLQVTKDLGRWKPADDLLLINAVLQTNDLTSVHLGVKFSCRFTLREVQERWYALLYDPVISKLACQAMRQLHPEAIAAIQSKALFSKAEEQLLSKVGSTSQPTLETFQDLLHRHPDAFYLARTAKALQAHWQLMKQYYLLEDQTVQPLPKGDQVLNFSDAEDLIDDSKLKDMRDEVLEHELTVADRRQKREIRQLEQELHKWQVLVDSITGMSSPDFDNQTLAVLRGRMVRYLMRSREITLGRATKDNQIDVDLSLEGPAWKISRKQGVIKLKNNGDFFIANEGRRPIYIDGRPVLCGSKWRLSNNSVVEIASLRFVFLINQDLIALIRAEAAKITPQ
- the MCRS1 gene encoding microspherule protein 1 isoform X1, with product MTRGTGRTAQRGRSGPDSQGLLDSSLMASGTASRSEDEESLAGQKRTSSQALGTIPKRRSSSRFIKRKKFDDELVESSLAKSTTRAKGASGVEPGRCSGSEPSSSEKKKVSKAPSTPVPPSPAPAPGLTKRVKKSKQPLQVTKDLGRWKPADDLLLINAVLQTNDLTSVHLGVKFSCRFTLREVQERWYALLYDPVISKLACQAMRQLHPEAIAAIQSKALFSKAEEQLLSKVGSTSQPTLETFQDLLHRHPDAFYLARTAKALQAHWQLMKQYYLLEDQTVQPLPKGDQVLNFSDAEDLIDDSKLKDMRDEVLEHELTVADRRQKREIRQLEQELHKWQVLVDSITGMSSPDFDNQTLAVLRGRMVRYLMRSREITLGRATKDNQIDVDLSLEGPAWKISRKQGVIKLKNNGDFFIANEGRRPIYIDGRPVLCGSKWRLSNNSVVEIASLRFVFLINQDLIALIRAEAAKITPQ
- the MCRS1 gene encoding microspherule protein 1 isoform X3, which codes for MASGTASRSEDEESLAGQKRTSSQALGTIPKRRSSSRFIKRKKFDDELVESSLAKSTTRAKGASGVEPGRCSGSEPSSSEKKKVSKAPSTPVPPSPAPAPGLTKRVKKSKQPLQVTKDLGRWKPADDLLLINAVLQTNDLTSVHLGVKFSCRFTLREVQERWYALLYDPVISKLACQAMRQLHPEAIAAIQSKALFSKAEEQLLSKVGSTSQPTLETFQDLLHRHPDAFYLARTAKALQAHWQLMKQYYLLEDQTVQPLPKGDQVLNFSDAEDLIDDSKLKDMRDEVLEHELTVADRRQKREIRQLEQELHKWQVLVDSITGMSSPDFDNQTLAVLRGRMVRYLMRSREITLGRATKDNQIDVDLSLEGPAWKISRKQGVIKLKNNGDFFIANEGRRPIYIDGRPVLCGSKWRLSNNSVVEIASLRFVFLINQDLIALIRAEAAKITPQ